The Maylandia zebra isolate NMK-2024a linkage group LG7, Mzebra_GT3a, whole genome shotgun sequence genome contains a region encoding:
- the LOC106675229 gene encoding monocyte chemotactic protein 1B-like, whose product MAAPRLALSVVVLMLAVIALTEGMRGAGPKKCCFRFNDQEVPKGRVVSYVKTSQRCSKPAILLNTVAGRQLCVRPSAPWVKQLISYLDAKAVPGQTSNL is encoded by the exons ATGGCCGCTCCTCGTCTCGCTCTGTCTGTGGTTGTGCTCATGCTGGCTGTCATCGCTCTGACTGAGG gTATGCGCGGTGCTGGCCCAAAAAAGTGCTGCTTCCGCTTCAATGACCAGGAAGTGCCTAAAGGAAGAGTGGTCAGCTACGTCAAGACCAGCCAGCGCTGCTCCAAGCCCGCCATCCT GCTGAACACAGTGGCAGGCCGACAGCTGTGTGTCAGACCTTCAGCCCCCTGGGTGAAGCAGCTCATCAGCTACCTGGATGCCAAAGCCGTCCCAGGACAGACATCCAACCTGTAA